The Nocardioides pantholopis genome window below encodes:
- the thrC gene encoding threonine synthase, with the protein MLEDRTAQTAQTAQTGSGVTRTHQWRGVIEEYRHLLEIPEGTPAVTLREGGTALVHSEWLSGLTGGDVWLKVEGDNPTGSFKDRGMTAAISVAKHDGAEAVVCASTGNTSASMAAYAAKAGLKPLVLVPEGKIAAGKMAQAIVHGAQVIMVRGNFDDCLTMAKGLAWDYPVALVNSVNPVRLQGQKTAAFEIVDLLGDAPDVHLLPVGNAGNISAYWLGYSQYADLGLATKRPIMRGFQAEGAAPLVTGEPFPNPETRATAIRIGNPASWKLAEAARDESGGVFEAVSDERILAAQRELARRDGVFVEPASAAGVAGLLQQLISGVSYAGLQVVITVTGHGLKDVATALEGVGPLVDTVVDADVTAAAAAAGLA; encoded by the coding sequence ATGCTCGAGGACCGGACCGCCCAGACCGCCCAGACCGCCCAGACCGGCAGTGGCGTGACCCGCACCCACCAGTGGCGCGGCGTCATCGAGGAGTACCGGCACCTGCTGGAGATCCCCGAGGGCACGCCCGCGGTGACGCTGCGCGAGGGCGGCACCGCCCTGGTCCACTCCGAGTGGCTCTCCGGCCTCACCGGGGGCGACGTCTGGCTCAAGGTCGAGGGCGACAACCCGACCGGGTCCTTCAAGGACCGCGGCATGACCGCAGCGATCTCGGTCGCGAAGCACGACGGCGCCGAGGCGGTCGTGTGCGCCTCGACCGGCAATACCTCGGCCTCGATGGCGGCGTATGCCGCGAAGGCCGGCCTCAAGCCGCTGGTCCTGGTGCCCGAGGGCAAGATCGCGGCCGGCAAGATGGCCCAGGCGATCGTGCACGGCGCGCAGGTGATCATGGTGCGCGGCAACTTCGACGACTGCCTGACCATGGCCAAGGGGCTGGCCTGGGACTACCCGGTCGCGCTGGTCAACTCGGTCAACCCGGTCCGGCTGCAGGGCCAGAAGACCGCGGCCTTCGAGATCGTCGACCTGCTCGGCGACGCCCCTGACGTGCACCTGCTGCCGGTCGGCAACGCCGGCAACATCTCGGCCTACTGGCTGGGCTACAGCCAGTACGCCGACCTGGGTCTGGCCACCAAGCGGCCGATCATGCGCGGCTTCCAGGCGGAGGGCGCGGCCCCCCTGGTGACCGGCGAGCCGTTCCCGAACCCCGAGACCCGCGCCACCGCCATCCGGATCGGCAACCCGGCCTCGTGGAAGCTCGCGGAGGCGGCGCGCGACGAGTCCGGCGGCGTCTTCGAGGCGGTCAGCGACGAGCGGATCCTCGCGGCGCAGCGCGAGCTGGCCCGCCGCGACGGCGTGTTCGTCGAGCCGGCCTCGGCGGCGGGCGTGGCCGGCCTGCTCCAGCAGCTGATCTCCGGCGTGTCCTACGCGGGGCTGCAGGTCGTCATCACCGTGACCGGTCACGGCCTCAAGGACGTGGCCACCGCACTGGAGGGCGTCGGCCCGCTGGTCGACACCGTGGTCGACGCCGACGTCACCGCGGCGGCTGCGGCCGCCGGGCTCGCCTGA